Below is a window of Mycolicibacterium rhodesiae NBB3 DNA.
GACCAGATCCAGGACCTGTTCCGCGGCCTCGGCTCCGACACCGCGGTGCTGCTCGACGGCGGCGGCTCGTCGTCGATCGTCCTGCGCCGCGACACCGGCGGAATGTGGGCGGGAGCCGGTGCCCCGGACGGCAATTGCGACACCCGTCAGGTGCTGTGCGACTCCCGCGAGCGGGCGCTGCCGAGCTGGCTGGCGTTCAACTAGCGCAGCGCCTGCGCTGCGGCGGCCGAGGTCTGCCCCGCGTACCCGCGACCGAACAGAACGACATGGGCGAGTAGCGGATACAGCTGGTGCAGGCCGACCCGCTCACGCCAGCCGTCGGTCAACCTGCGCTGGGATTCGTAACCGTCGATGACGGCATCGAGGTGCGGGCACCCGAACAGCGTCAGCATCGCGAGGTCGGTCTCGCGGTGTCCGCCGTGTGCCGCGGGGTCGATCAGCACAACACCGCGCGGGGTCCACATGACGTTGCCGCTCCACAGGTCGCCGTGCAGGCGCGCAGGCGGGTCGTCATCGTCGAAGTACCCAGCCGCGCAACGCGATATCACGGCGTCGACGGCGCCGCGCGTCTCTGTGCCGAGCCGATCCGCCGCGCGCGCCGCCATGGGCGCCAACCGCTCGCGCGCGTAGAACCGGCCCCAGGTGTCATGCCCTGTCGTCGACATCGGCAGCGGGTGGTGCAACGGACCGAAGAAGCCGGCACCGGTCCACCCGTCCGGCGGGGCGCCGAAGGTGTCGGCACCCGCGTCGTGAGTGCGTGCCAGCCGGCGGCCGAACTCCAGTGCGGCGGTGCGGTCGGGCGCCACGGTGTCGAGCCGTCGCAACGTCAGCCGCTCATCGTCATAGTCGACGACCTCCGCGCACGGCACTCCGCCGGGGGCGGTCGAAAGCCACCGCAGCCCTGCGGCCTCGCACGCGAAGAAGCCGGCAGGGGCGCGCGGGTTGGTCTTGACGAAGGTCGCCATCTAGGGCTGGCCGGACACCTTACGAAGCGCGATGTCGCGCAGCTTCGTCGGCAGCACGGCCATCAACGCCACTTGCGCCTTGGGGCCGAGGCCGACGATGTAGCGGGCGCGCGGGCGCCTGGCGGTCAGCGCCTCCTCGACCACAGCGGAAACCTTCTCGGTGGGAACGGCGATCTTCTGCGACATCGGGATCATCTTCTTGAAGCCCACGATGTGCTTGGCGTACAGGCTCTTGTGCTCGGCGGACAAGCCGGCCTCCAAGTCGGCGACCATGGTGTCTGCGGTGCGCCACATGTCGGTGTCGGTCTGTGCGGGCTCGACGACAATGACGCGAATCTTCCACGGAGTCAACTCCATTCGCAGTGCATCGGCTGCGGCTTCGAGCGCGAACTTACTCGCTGCGTACGCACCGACCAGAGGCATGGACAGCCGTCCGTTGACACTGGAGATGAACACGACACGGCCACGGGACTTACGCAGCCGCGGTAGCACCGCCTGGGTCACGGCGAACGCACCGATGACATTGATTTCCAATTGTTTTCGCCAGTCATCGGGGCTCAGCATCTCGACGGCTCCGCCGACGGCGATTCCGGCGTTGTTCACGACCGCGTCCAGGTGTTCGGGCAGTGACGCGTCCAGTGCCGCGATGTCGTCGGCAGAGGTGACATCGAGGATCACCGAGGACACCCGTTGGGGATCGAGTTTGGTCACCGCGTCGGCGTCCTGCTGGCTCCTGACCCCGGCGATGACATCCCAGCCGCGCGCAGCCAGATGCTCGACGATGCCCTTGCCGATACCTCGTGACGCGCCGGTGACGAGTGCTGTTGGCATACGCCGAGACTAGTCACCCGAAGGCGTCAGGGGCTCAACAAATGTTCCACTCGGCAGCGCTCACGATCTCGAGCGCGGTGTTCGTGGAGACCTTGAGATCGTCTTCCACCATCGCGGTGAGTTGGGGTGAGATCGATCCGTTGCTTTCGGCAGCGCACACCTTGTTGCCGGCGTCCAGCAGTTGTTGCGGAGTCAGGAAGGCGTATCTGTCCTGCAACTGCAGCAGGTATTCGTCCGGAGTCGCCGCCGCCGTCGGCGCGGACACCAGAACGGCTCCGATGAGGGCAGCTACCACTGAAGCGATTCGGATCATCTCTCCCCACCTCCGGAGAAAGCGTATTTCCTCAGGTAGGCCCACTGAAACACCCACTTCCGGTGGCCTTTGCGCTGGCAAGCAGATGCGGTACTACGCCTCACGCCGCTCGCCGAACCAGAAGATGGCGGCGCTGCACGCGATCACGGCCGCGGCGAGGCCGATCACCGGCGCTACGGCGAACCGCGTCAACGTCGCGCCGAGGCTCGCACCTGCGAGGATCGCGATGACAACGCCGAATCGCAGCTTCTCGCGGTCCCCGGTGCCGCCTGCCAGCCTGCTGTCGAATCCGATACCGGAGATGGTTGTCGTCAGGACGGTGGTCGACAGTTCCTGGATGCCAAATTGGCGCGCGGTGGAGTTCTGGATTCCGAACGTGACGGCCAGCCCCGCGATCAGGATCAGCTTGGTGTGGTCGCGATAGTCGAGAACTCCTGTGCCGGCGAGGATCGACAGCGCCACGAGCATCACGACTTCGATACACAGCGTGACCGCGAGCCAGTGCCGGATTTCGCGGTCGAGGTGCCGGGCAAGGCGGCCGCCGAGCACCGCGCCGGTCACGAAGGACACCAGTGAGACGAGGGCCGCGGTCACGTCGACCACGGTGTGTGGCGCCAGCCAGAAACCGAGGAAGACGACGTTGCCGGTCATGTTGGCGACGAACACGTGGCCCAGCTCCAGCACGCTGACCGCGTCGACGAGACCGGTCGCGAACGTCAGTAGGAGCAGCGCGATATGCGTCAAACGATGCGAAACCGGCGATTCGACGGCCACGGTAGGCGATGGCCCGCCCTAGAGCTGCGGGGTGAGATCGAACGACGTCACGGTGGACATCTTGGTGATCAACCACTTCGCGTGGTCGCGCTTCATCGTCAGCCGGTACGACAGATAACGCAGCGACGGGATGTTCTTCGTCACCGGGCTGGTGGCCACCGAGTTCGTATAGACGATCGCGGTGGCTTCGTTGGCGGACAGCGTTTCCACGGCAGCGCCCATCACCTGCGTGGTGTTGGTGACCTGGGCCTGCTTGTTCGTCGCGACGATCGCGTCGATGTACTTGCGGTACTCGGCGGCGAAGTCGCCGCCGAGGAACACCTCGGCGCGATCCGGCAGCGAGTCCATGTTGTCGGGGGTGTAACTCCACAGCGTCGAGATCGCGCTGGCCGCCGTGCGCGCGACATCGAGCTTCGTGTCGACGGCCGCGCGTTCGGTCAGGTACGGCTGCACCGTCGCGCCCGCGAAGCCGGCCGCGCCGACGAAGAGGGCGGCCGCCACGGTGGCCGCGATCAGAAGCCGCTTGCCCGCGGGCCGATGCGGAATCAGGATCCGGTCGTCCGCCGGCTCGTCGGTGACCTCGACCACCACGTCCTCGGCGTCCTCGGCGTCCTCGACGTCCTCAACGTCCTCAACGTGTTCGGGTGCGGGCTCCTCGACCGGCGCCTCCGCCTTGGGGGTACGCCGCGACTTGCCGACGGGTGTCCGCGACTTCGGTTCCTCGCCTTCGACCGGCTCGGGCTCGGAAACCGATTCGGGTTCTTGGGTTTTCGCGCGGCGTCGCAACGAGAACCGGCGGCGGCGCGGCTCGGCCTCCGGCGATTGCGCTTCGGTGGTCAGATCACCTGGATCAGCTGGCTGATCTTCCACTGCTGTCCTTCCTTGATTGCCGTTGCCACCCAACGGTTTCCACTCTCGACCGTCGTCTTCCCATCGGGCGACTTCGAGGTGATCTTCGTGGCCACCAGGACGTCGGCGCTTCCGTTGTCGTTCCACCGCTGCACACCGGCGGCCACCACGGTGCCGGTCGTCGGCTCCGCCTGCGCCACCTGGATCAGGATCTCGTTCTGCTTCTCTTTGAACATGCTCTCGAATTCGCCGGTGCCCTGCGACAGGATCTTGTCGGTGTAGGCGTTGGCGTTGAACGGGTCCAGTGTGGTGTAGGTGGTCATGAACGCCTGCACGTAGTCCAGCACCTGGGCGTCGTCGGTCCGGGTCGTGACGTCGGCTCTGTGACTGACCAGCATCAGGGTGCCGGCGGTCAGTGCGGCCGCGATCAACACCGACGCCACCGCGGCCAGAACCGGCAGTCCCCATCGCCGCGGCGGCTGCGGTTTGACCTCGAAGAAATCGGGCTCATCGGCTCCGATCTTGCGGCGCGGGCTCATTGGCCAGGCGCATTCATCTGCGGCTTCTTCAGCACGATGAGATTGGCGACCTTCCACTGACCGTCATCAGAGCGCTCGAAGTCCACCCGCAGGGTCGCGGTGATGAACTTCAGGTCGTTCGGATCGGTGCCGCGCTGCCCCTGCATCGCGAGCAGCATCGCCGCTTGTTTCGCTGACGCCGACAAGACCGCACTGCTGACGGCCCAGTACTCGTTGGATGTCGCGCCGGCTTGCTGCACCACTTGTTGTTGCGCGATCAGCTGGTCTCGATAGCTGTCGGTGGTCAACGACTGGGCGTGTGAAAAGTCCTGTTGCAGAGTCTCACTCTGGTAGCTGAGCATCTGTTCGACGATCCGGGGCCCTTGCTCGGCGATCTGCTGACGAGCGACGTCGACCGCCCGCTCCGGCCGGTACACCAGCAGATAGCTCAGCCCGATCGCGACCGCGCACAGCACCGTCGCCACGATCAGGGCCACTGCCACCGGCCGACGCATGTCGCGGTCCGGACGTCCGACGTCGTGCACCTCGGTGCGGAGCAGCAGATCTGCGAACGTGCGCCGCCGCCGGTCCCACAGCGGCCACAGCCAGCCGAGGAACAACGCCGCGGTGTCCAGCAGGTGCGCCAGATCCCTGCCCGCCAGCCGGAGCAGCCCCGGCGCGGCGCCGTCGCGGGTACGCACCGCGATGCCGAATGCCGCGCGGCCCAGGCTCCAGCCGGTGATGGTCGGCAGCAGCAGTCGGTTGACTGCCATCGCCACGATCGTCAGCGCCGCTGCCGCGACGAAGACCCACCACAGCCAGCCCATCCATGGGGCGCTCAACGCCGACAGCGCCATGACCGCGATCACCGCGAGGCCGAGCAGAACGTCGACAGAGAACGCACCGACCCGCGCCGGCCAGGTCGCGAGCGGCAGTCCAGCCGCTTCGTCGGCGTCGGGCGCGTCGGAGGCGTTGGCGGCTTCCAGCACCAGCGAAGATGAGGTCACGACGTGACCTGATCCAACTGCGCGATCTTGTAGGTGCCCGCGTCCGGCGCCATCTGCAGACGCAACCGGTAACCCTGCTCCTGATCGGCGGCCTCGGAGTTGGTCACCTTGACCCGCACCGCGACCAGGACGTCGAACGATCCGTCGTCGTTGTGCCGTTCGACCGCGGCGCGCATATCGGACACCTGCACCGTGACGTTGGCCGCCTGATAGGCGTCCACCAGGACCCCGCTGTACAGACTGGCCTGCGCGCCGAAGTCACCCGTCGAGCATTCGATGATCTTGGACTGCGCCTGGGTCATCGCGGTCACGTCGGGTGCATGCGTTGCCGCCACGCAATCCCTGGCGGCCTGCAGGGCGGCGGCCTCGGAGCGCGCATTGTCCTGACTCTGCTCGTTCGACTTCAGCGCGAGATAGCCTGCGACCCCGCCGGCCACGGCCAGCACCAGGAGGCCGGCGGCGATGGAGGCCACCCAGCCCCGCCCGAGCCGCGACGGGCGGCGACCATCGGCCGGCTCGGCGGTGGGTTCTTCGGTCTGCGGGTCGGGTGAATCCGGTACTGCTAACGACTCTTCGTGCGCCTGATCAGCATCGGTGGGGTTCAGCTGGCTGGTGCCAGCATCTCCTTCCATCCGTCGTCTCCTGAGTTACTCGAATTGCTGACGTTGTACCTGACGCCGTCAGGCCCAACTACCTGGCCGCTGGACGGGCTGTACACGGCCGTGGAGCCCGGAGGCCCTGGTGCCGGAGTGTAGATGCAGGGGTTGGGTTGTTGTCCACTGCAGCTGACGGTGCCCTGGCCAGGAGGGCTCAGCGGGTCACTGACCGGCAGCGTCGACTGCGGCGGAGGCAGCTGGTCGGCGGGAGCCGGGTTCACGCCGTTGTTGACCGTCGGGGCCGGGATGACACCACGTCCCGGGTTGACACCCTGATCGCACCGAGCGCCGGGTGCCGGGCAGGACAGGATCTGGTTCGGATCGCCGTACCATGGGTTGGTGCCCAGCGGCACGTACGGTTCGGGGCTGCGGCATTCCATCGGCGTGGCCGCGCGCTTGCCCGGCACGTCCACACACGGGTAGTTGCGGGCACCACGAACGACGTTGCCCTGGTAATCCTTCGGGATCTTGCAGTAGGTGCCCTTCGGCAGCGGCGCCATGGACGTATCCGCTGGCGAGCGCCATTCGGATGCGGGCAAGAAACCGGTGAGACACGGCGGCGGTTGGTTGATCGCCAGCACAAGCGGCAGTTGACCGAGGTCCTCGAAGAGGGTTCCCGCCTGGGCGGCCGCCGCGCCCTGCGGCAACATCACGAAA
It encodes the following:
- a CDS encoding fructosamine kinase family protein; the encoded protein is MATFVKTNPRAPAGFFACEAAGLRWLSTAPGGVPCAEVVDYDDERLTLRRLDTVAPDRTAALEFGRRLARTHDAGADTFGAPPDGWTGAGFFGPLHHPLPMSTTGHDTWGRFYARERLAPMAARAADRLGTETRGAVDAVISRCAAGYFDDDDPPARLHGDLWSGNVMWTPRGVVLIDPAAHGGHRETDLAMLTLFGCPHLDAVIDGYESQRRLTDGWRERVGLHQLYPLLAHVVLFGRGYAGQTSAAAAQALR
- a CDS encoding SDR family NAD(P)-dependent oxidoreductase, with product MPTALVTGASRGIGKGIVEHLAARGWDVIAGVRSQQDADAVTKLDPQRVSSVILDVTSADDIAALDASLPEHLDAVVNNAGIAVGGAVEMLSPDDWRKQLEINVIGAFAVTQAVLPRLRKSRGRVVFISSVNGRLSMPLVGAYAASKFALEAAADALRMELTPWKIRVIVVEPAQTDTDMWRTADTMVADLEAGLSAEHKSLYAKHIVGFKKMIPMSQKIAVPTEKVSAVVEEALTARRPRARYIVGLGPKAQVALMAVLPTKLRDIALRKVSGQP
- a CDS encoding DUF732 domain-containing protein encodes the protein MIRIASVVAALIGAVLVSAPTAAATPDEYLLQLQDRYAFLTPQQLLDAGNKVCAAESNGSISPQLTAMVEDDLKVSTNTALEIVSAAEWNIC
- a CDS encoding YoaK family protein, yielding MAVESPVSHRLTHIALLLLTFATGLVDAVSVLELGHVFVANMTGNVVFLGFWLAPHTVVDVTAALVSLVSFVTGAVLGGRLARHLDREIRHWLAVTLCIEVVMLVALSILAGTGVLDYRDHTKLILIAGLAVTFGIQNSTARQFGIQELSTTVLTTTISGIGFDSRLAGGTGDREKLRFGVVIAILAGASLGATLTRFAVAPVIGLAAAVIACSAAIFWFGERREA
- a CDS encoding RDD family protein; its protein translation is MTSSSLVLEAANASDAPDADEAAGLPLATWPARVGAFSVDVLLGLAVIAVMALSALSAPWMGWLWWVFVAAAALTIVAMAVNRLLLPTITGWSLGRAAFGIAVRTRDGAAPGLLRLAGRDLAHLLDTAALFLGWLWPLWDRRRRTFADLLLRTEVHDVGRPDRDMRRPVAVALIVATVLCAVAIGLSYLLVYRPERAVDVARQQIAEQGPRIVEQMLSYQSETLQQDFSHAQSLTTDSYRDQLIAQQQVVQQAGATSNEYWAVSSAVLSASAKQAAMLLAMQGQRGTDPNDLKFITATLRVDFERSDDGQWKVANLIVLKKPQMNAPGQ
- a CDS encoding membrane protein — translated: MEGDAGTSQLNPTDADQAHEESLAVPDSPDPQTEEPTAEPADGRRPSRLGRGWVASIAAGLLVLAVAGGVAGYLALKSNEQSQDNARSEAAALQAARDCVAATHAPDVTAMTQAQSKIIECSTGDFGAQASLYSGVLVDAYQAANVTVQVSDMRAAVERHNDDGSFDVLVAVRVKVTNSEAADQEQGYRLRLQMAPDAGTYKIAQLDQVTS